Proteins found in one Flavobacterium channae genomic segment:
- a CDS encoding heme/hemin ABC transporter substrate-binding protein → MKAIKYLVLLLVVSSCERFSKEDKKQETTTRIVCIAKQYNEIICALGAQKDLAAVDVSSTYPAELKELPTVGYHRALSLEAILANKPTIVIEDDNIGPETVVDQLKKLKVPMKQFGKYEQTIVGTDSLIHEMGRYFKREKAADSLCVKLKKEFDAAIEKTKFFTKKPRVLVIHYGQASNVYLVMTKSSTGGKMLEWAGGEIAINEEKGMKHLSPELVAAANPDVILITDFGYDKLAGSYEKIGELPGVSSTKAFKDKKIYRIEEHDLVYLGPRTGQNIQLIQKLIHQ, encoded by the coding sequence ATGAAAGCTATAAAATACTTAGTATTGTTACTTGTTGTTTCAAGTTGTGAAAGGTTTTCTAAGGAAGACAAAAAGCAAGAAACTACAACAAGAATTGTTTGCATAGCAAAACAATACAATGAAATTATTTGTGCATTAGGTGCTCAAAAAGATTTAGCTGCTGTAGATGTATCAAGTACTTATCCAGCAGAATTAAAAGAATTACCAACAGTTGGTTATCATAGAGCATTGAGTTTAGAAGCTATTTTGGCTAACAAACCAACAATCGTAATTGAAGATGATAATATTGGTCCGGAAACTGTGGTTGATCAATTAAAGAAGTTGAAAGTTCCGATGAAGCAATTTGGTAAGTATGAACAAACCATTGTAGGAACCGATTCTCTAATACATGAAATGGGTCGTTATTTTAAAAGAGAAAAAGCGGCTGATTCTCTTTGTGTTAAGTTGAAAAAAGAATTTGATGCAGCTATTGAAAAAACAAAATTTTTCACAAAAAAACCTAGAGTTTTGGTTATACATTACGGTCAAGCATCAAATGTATATTTAGTAATGACAAAAAGCAGTACTGGTGGTAAAATGCTAGAATGGGCTGGTGGCGAAATTGCTATTAATGAAGAAAAAGGAATGAAACATCTTTCTCCTGAATTAGTTGCTGCAGCAAATCCGGATGTGATTTTAATTACCGATTTTGGTTATGATAAACTGGCTGGTTCTTATGAAAAAATAGGAGAACTTCCTGGAGTTTCAAGTACAAAAGCATTCAAAGACAAGAAAATTTACAGAATAGAAGAACACGATTTGGTGTATTTAGGTCCAAGAACAGGTCAAAACATACAACTTATTCAAAAATTAATTCATCAATAA